From one Novosphingobium sp. genomic stretch:
- a CDS encoding OmpA family protein, producing MLTKSRAAVGALAALSLMTAGCVTDPNTGHKKVSRTAIGAGAGVLGGILIGGLIGGGTGRIIGAGIGGIVGGSIGYAKDKQIRDLREKTAGTGVNISQSDDGRAILVNLPDGVTFDSDSYALQPQFRPTLDKIAQSLNDYPNSLIDVYGHTDSSGTPQHNQVLSENRARTVADYMSIRGVSASRVRAQGFGATMPVADNATPEGKARNRRVEIKIVPITQEQVQAARAQGGSY from the coding sequence ATGCTCACCAAGTCACGCGCAGCAGTTGGCGCTCTGGCGGCCCTCTCGCTGATGACGGCGGGCTGCGTGACCGATCCCAACACCGGGCACAAGAAAGTGTCGCGCACCGCCATCGGCGCGGGTGCGGGCGTGCTGGGCGGCATTCTGATCGGCGGGCTGATCGGCGGCGGCACGGGCCGCATCATCGGCGCGGGGATCGGCGGCATCGTGGGCGGCTCGATCGGCTATGCCAAGGACAAGCAGATCCGCGACCTGCGTGAAAAGACCGCCGGCACCGGCGTCAACATCAGCCAGAGCGATGACGGGCGCGCCATCCTGGTCAACCTGCCCGATGGCGTCACCTTCGACAGCGACAGCTATGCCCTGCAGCCGCAGTTCCGCCCCACGCTGGACAAGATCGCGCAGAGCCTGAACGATTATCCCAACAGCCTGATCGACGTTTACGGCCACACCGACAGCAGCGGCACGCCGCAGCACAATCAGGTCCTGTCGGAGAACCGCGCCCGCACCGTGGCGGATTACATGTCGATCCGCGGCGTCAGCGCCAGCCGCGTGCGCGCTCAGGGCTTCGGCGCCACCATGCCCGTGGCCGACAATGCCACGCCGGAGGGCAAGGCCCGCAACCGTCGCGTGGAAATCAAGATCGTGCCGATCACGCAGGAGCAGGTGCAGGCCGCCCGCGCCCAGGGCGGCAGCTACTGA
- a CDS encoding hemolysin family protein: protein MTPFPWTDLLMIAGLVVLNGLFSMSELAIVSARPARLKLLVERGRRGARAALELAEDPGKLLSTAQIGITLIALVTGALSEASLGTPVAQRLEALGIPHRFADETGLVLVMGITTFVSLIAGELVPKQLALRMAEPIACLAAPVMVRLARWTAPLVWVLDRSSQGLLRLLGVKHTDEPSVTEEELHLMFAEATRSGVIEEEEREIMTGIMRLAGRPVREVMTPRNQIDWIDVNASETAVRERIAASPHSMLAIGDGSPDKILGVAKVREILAVLVAGRVLNLRRLIRKAEIIPDQLDAMDALRILQQSGISMALVHDEYGHVEGIVTPADLLSAIVGTFVSHQDDGEGPMVIEREDGSMLIAGALPADALSRRLGLDLPEHRDYATTAGFALSVMKRFPDEGDVFEVPEWRFEIVDMDGRKIDKLLVSRIVLADVEEE from the coding sequence GTGACACCCTTTCCCTGGACAGACCTGTTGATGATCGCGGGGCTGGTCGTTTTGAACGGCCTGTTCTCGATGTCGGAACTGGCAATCGTATCGGCCCGCCCGGCCCGGCTCAAACTTCTGGTGGAGCGCGGGCGGCGCGGCGCACGCGCGGCCCTTGAACTGGCCGAAGATCCCGGCAAGCTGCTCTCCACCGCGCAGATCGGCATCACGCTGATCGCGCTGGTGACGGGCGCGCTTTCCGAAGCCAGCCTCGGCACGCCGGTCGCTCAGCGGCTGGAGGCGCTGGGCATTCCCCACCGCTTTGCCGATGAAACCGGGCTGGTGCTGGTGATGGGCATCACCACCTTCGTCAGCCTGATCGCGGGCGAACTGGTGCCCAAGCAACTTGCGCTGCGCATGGCCGAGCCCATCGCCTGCCTCGCCGCGCCCGTCATGGTTCGCCTTGCGCGCTGGACCGCGCCCCTGGTCTGGGTGCTGGACCGCAGCTCGCAGGGGCTGCTGCGCCTGCTGGGCGTCAAGCACACCGACGAACCTTCCGTCACCGAGGAAGAGCTTCACCTGATGTTCGCCGAGGCCACCCGCTCCGGCGTGATCGAGGAGGAAGAGCGCGAGATCATGACCGGCATCATGCGCCTGGCCGGTCGCCCCGTGCGCGAGGTGATGACGCCCCGCAACCAGATCGACTGGATCGACGTCAACGCCAGCGAGACCGCCGTGCGTGAGCGTATCGCCGCCAGCCCGCACTCGATGCTGGCCATCGGCGACGGATCGCCCGACAAGATCCTGGGCGTGGCCAAGGTGCGCGAGATCCTCGCCGTGCTGGTGGCCGGGCGCGTGCTGAACCTGCGCCGCCTGATCCGCAAGGCCGAGATCATCCCCGACCAGCTCGACGCCATGGACGCGCTGCGCATCCTGCAGCAATCGGGCATCTCCATGGCGCTGGTGCATGACGAATACGGCCATGTCGAAGGCATCGTCACCCCCGCCGACCTGCTCTCGGCCATCGTGGGCACCTTCGTGAGCCATCAGGACGACGGCGAAGGCCCCATGGTTATCGAGCGCGAGGATGGCAGCATGCTGATCGCGGGCGCCCTGCCCGCGGACGCCCTGAGCCGCCGTCTCGGTTTGGACCTGCCCGAGCACCGCGATTACGCGACGACGGCGGGCTTTGCCCTGTCGGTGATGAAGCGGTTTCCGGATGAGGGCGATGTGTTCGAGGTGCCGGAGTGGCGTTTCGAAATCGTCGATATGGATGGGCGGAAGATCGACAAGCTGCTGGTGAGCAGGATTGTGCTGGCAGACGTGGAAGAAGAGTAA
- a CDS encoding DUF3035 domain-containing protein, producing MRKSTAILLASAITLTLSGCTDRLFARVRPDEFAVQRQAPLYIPPDFAMTPPTPGAPRPASRSSQQDALAAMFGGEAGKSPVENATLRKAGEPEAGIRSTAADPKTNAVDKGDITRDIIAAPEGNGREAQTTTAK from the coding sequence ATGCGCAAGTCCACCGCCATTCTGCTGGCGAGCGCCATCACCCTGACGCTGTCGGGCTGCACCGATCGTCTCTTCGCGCGCGTGCGCCCCGATGAATTCGCGGTGCAGCGCCAGGCCCCGCTCTACATTCCGCCCGATTTCGCGATGACCCCGCCGACACCCGGTGCCCCGCGCCCCGCCAGCCGCAGCAGCCAGCAGGACGCACTGGCCGCCATGTTCGGCGGCGAAGCCGGCAAGAGCCCGGTCGAAAACGCCACCCTGCGCAAGGCCGGCGAACCCGAGGCAGGCATCCGCTCCACCGCCGCCGACCCCAAGACCAACGCCGTCGATAAGGGCGACATCACCCGCGACATCATCGCGGCGCCCGAAGGCAACGGTCGCGAGGCGCAGACGACCACAGCCAAGTAA
- the lspA gene encoding signal peptidase II, with translation MSSFKRNRLLGLGVAALTFAADQAVKWAVVHPIGLPAIYDRNISTATWNPAVPDLPIIPFFGLSWRQNFGVSLGLFTAGSDGARWALVGMTALIAGFVTIWLLREKRFADTAALGMILGGALGNIRDRAALGYVVDYADLHFGAFRPFLIFNLADAAITIGVLIILARSFLSGEKRASRPQDQANTATES, from the coding sequence ATGAGCAGCTTCAAGCGCAACCGCCTGCTGGGCCTGGGCGTTGCCGCCCTGACCTTTGCCGCCGATCAGGCGGTGAAGTGGGCGGTCGTGCACCCCATCGGCCTGCCGGCGATCTATGATCGCAACATCAGCACCGCCACCTGGAACCCCGCCGTTCCCGACCTGCCGATCATCCCCTTCTTCGGCCTGAGCTGGCGGCAAAACTTCGGCGTCTCCCTCGGCCTCTTCACCGCCGGGTCGGACGGCGCGCGCTGGGCGCTTGTCGGCATGACCGCGCTGATCGCCGGTTTCGTCACCATCTGGTTGCTGCGCGAAAAGCGCTTTGCCGACACCGCCGCGCTGGGCATGATCCTGGGCGGCGCGCTGGGCAACATCCGCGACCGCGCTGCCCTTGGCTATGTCGTTGATTATGCGGATCTGCACTTCGGCGCCTTCCGCCCCTTCCTCATTTTCAACCTGGCGGATGCCGCGATCACCATCGGCGTCCTGATTATCCTTGCCCGATCCTTCCTTTCAGGCGAAAAGCGCGCCTCTCGGCCACAGGATCAGGCCAACACCGCGACGGAGAGCTGA